One window of the Mixophyes fleayi isolate aMixFle1 chromosome 6, aMixFle1.hap1, whole genome shotgun sequence genome contains the following:
- the LOC142094380 gene encoding uncharacterized protein LOC142094380, with the protein MTVPLSVSEPTVMHPETRVGSRDRPCAEAQDQTTAERREEEIQDTSGGQATAVSLGQTSVGDGNPAPADHQAGIRGLAEQAIAPSTLKTYQSAWRRWLLFSRQKDQSEAGQQDAMLAFMWDRYSEGDSRTTMASTLAGISFMAKLHGYPDVTKGFLINKALRGWGRVRPSHADTRLPITSNILEDLIGNVGSVTLDSYEKLLFSLAFSMAYFGAFRISELVARSRGHQESGLRVEHVGLGEGILACKIVKSKTDQSGRGSWVQLTSQQPCLICPVRLASLFMSKRPHANLFLCHANGIPLTKYQFATILKHTLQSINLNSTLYGTHSFRIGAATSAALAGSSSEAIKALGRWKSAAFKSYVRIDKVVD; encoded by the exons ATGACTGTCCCCCTTTCCGTTTCAGAGCCTACTGTTATGCATCCGGAGACGAGGGTCGGCAGTCGCGATCGTCCGTGTGCTGAGGCTCAGGATCAGACGACGGCAGAACGGAGGGAGGAAGAGATCCAGGACACGTCAGGAGGACAGGCCACAGCTGTGTCGCTAGGGCAGACGTCTGTCGGTGATGGGaatcctgctcctgctg atcatcaagccggcataagagggctcGCGGAACAAGcaatagctccctccaccctgaaaaCATATCAGTCGGCGTGGAGACGGTGGTTGCTTTTCAGCAGAcaaaaggaccaatcagaggcAGGTCAGCAAGATgccatgctagcctttatgtgggatagGTACTCGGAGGGAGATTCAAGGACTACTATGGCATCCACCCTGGCCgggatatcatttatggccaagctgcacgGTTACCCTGACGTCACAAAAGGATTTTTGATTAATAAGGCTCTGAGGGGATGGGGGAGAGTCCGTCCCTCTCATGCCGATACCCGTTTACCGATTACCTCTAACATTTTGGAAGATCTGATAGGGAATGTGGGGTCGGTTACCTTAGATAGTTACGAGaaacttttatttagtttggccttTTCCATGGCTTATTTTGGAGCCTTTCGCATCTCAGAGTTGGTAGCCAGGTCCAGGGGACATCAGGAGTCAGGTTTGAGAGTTGAGCATGTCGGTCTGGGCGAAGGGATCttagcctgcaaaatagttaaatCAAAGACTGACCAAAGTGGCAGGGGATCATGGGTCCAGTTAACCTCTCAGCAGCCATGTCTTATTTGCCCGGTCAGGTTAGCATCATTGTTTATGAGTAAAAGACCTCATGCTAATTTGTTTCTGTGTCACGCTAATGGTATACCGTTGACAAAATATCAATTCGCGACCATTTTAAAACATACCTTGCAGTCTATTAATCTAAACAGTACATTATACGGgacacactcatttaggatcggtgcAGCTACATCCGCTGCCTTGGCAGGTTCTTCTAGCGAAGCTATAAAAGCACTGGGGCGATGGAAATCTGCGGCTTTTAAGTCATATGttagaattgacaaggttgttGACTGA